The Columba livia isolate bColLiv1 breed racing homer chromosome 21, bColLiv1.pat.W.v2, whole genome shotgun sequence genome has a segment encoding these proteins:
- the PHC2 gene encoding polyhomeotic-like protein 2 isoform X5, which translates to MTSGTGSSAATVAGAAPHNGENKPPQAIVKPQILTHVIEGFVIQEGAEPFPVGRSSLLVGTLKKKYAQELLAEKLPPQDNATTTDSEMEEPYLQESKEEGNPPKLKCELCGRVDFAYKFKRSKRFCSMACAKRYNVGCTKRVGLFHPDRSKLQKPGGPPHGRRRTCKGMLPPLSKDTKKQPPVSLPPGSVPLSVTASLQLNHSQEDSSRCSDNSSYEEPLSPISASSSTSRRRQGERDLELREMELPDVHVRDLPGIGHRFLPSEPSKWNVEDVYEFIRSLPGCQEIAEEFRAQEIDGQALLLLKEDHLMSTMNIKLGPALKIYARINMLKDS; encoded by the exons ATGACCTCGGGGACCGGCAGCTCTGCCGCCACCGTCGCCGGCGCTGCCCCCCACAATGGTGAGAACAAACCCCCCCAGGCCATCGTGAAACCCCAGATCCTCACCCACGTCATCGAGGGCTTCGTCATCCAGGAAGGGGCCGAACCGTTCCCG GTGGGGCGCTCCTCGCTGCTGGTGGGGACGCTGAAGAAGAAGTAtgcgcaggagctgctggcGGAGAAGCTCCCGCCACAGGACAACGCCACCACCACCGACTCCGAAATGGAGGAACCTTATTTACAAG AATCCAAAGAGGAGGGGAACCCCCCCAAACTGAAGTGCGAGCTCTGCGGCCGCGTCGACTTCGCCTACAAGTTCAAGCGCTCCAAGCGCTTCTGCTCCATGGCCTGTGCCAAGAG GTACAACGTGGGCTGCACGAAGCGGGTGGGTTTGTTCCACCCCGATCGCAGCAAACTGCAAAAACCCGGCGGCCCCCCCCACGGCCGCCGCCGGACCTGCAAGGGGATGCTGCCCCCCCTCAGCAAAGACACCAAGAAGCAG CCGCCGGTTTCTCTCCCGCCGGGTTCGGTGCCTCTTTCCGTGACGGCGTCGTTGCAGCTCAACCACAGCCAAGAGGATTCCAGTCGTTGTTCGGATAATTCGAGCTACGAGGAGCCGCTTTCCCCCATCTCGGCCAGTTCCTCCACCTCCCGCCGGCGCCAGGGCGAGCGGGACCTGGAGCTGCGCGAGATGGAGCTGCCCGACGTGCACGTCCGCGACCTGCCCGGCATCGGCCACCGGTTCCTGCCCAGCGAGCCCAGCAAGTGGAACGTGGAGGACGTTTACGAGTTCATCCGCTCGCTGCCGG GCTGCCAGGAGATCGCAGAGGAGTTCCGCGCGCAGGAGATCGACGGGcaggcgctgctgctgctcaaggAGGATCATCTCATGAGCACCATGAACATCAAGCTGGGCCCGGCCCTCAAGATCTATGCCCGAATCAACATGCTCAAGGACTCCTAG